In the genome of Populus alba chromosome 11, ASM523922v2, whole genome shotgun sequence, one region contains:
- the LOC118040751 gene encoding B3 domain-containing transcription factor NGA1, whose product MEFGSGFSEEDQISRGKGLPFSSYSSSSSPSSSSSHQKNQLVVPLGQIFENHQMGSWLGNKYDQEDQDTSRFDESGASTAAKLDLMDVNDDEEGGRGESSCVVIKKEHMFDKVVTPSDVGKLNRLVIPKQHAEKYFPLDSSSNEKGLLLNFEDRNGKAWTFRYSYWNSSQSYVMTKGWSRFVKEKKLDAGDIVSFQRGVGELGKDRLYIDWRRRPDAPDHASHHQLYHHNHPFSSIPWSPLLMRPPTAPILPRDHLHLSNPNRNAYYNAGGSYYGHGYGNYNNVVNPCSSSGSVFYMRSSAGAAVEPTPQQVGMGMVQWQLGGGAVVEPVVYDSVPVVQGKAAAKKLRLFGVNMDCPITDQSENYDRKLSSTTTAAAATLPHNATIALQPPPQLASQSLQHPLHQMRLYRGTPLPALPPSNTQFLHKGKSSSSSSSMSLDLDI is encoded by the coding sequence ATGGAGTTTGGGTCAGGTTTTAGTGAAGAAGATCAAATAAGTAGAGGAAAAGGACTCCCTTTTTCTTCGTActcatcttcttcatctccttcatcttcttcttctcatcaAAAAAACCAACTTGTGGTCCCTTTAGGCCAAATCTTTGAGAACCACCAAATGGGTTCTTGGCTAGGCAACAAGTATGACCAAGAAGATCAAGATACATCAAGATTTGATGAGAGTGGAGCTTCCACCGCCGCAAAACTTGACCTTATGGATGtcaatgatgatgaagaagggGGCCGAGGAGAATCTAGCTGTGTGGTGATAAAAAAGGAGCACATGTTTGATAAGGTCGTAACTCCAAGTGATGTAGGAAAGCTAAATCGCCTTGTGATCCCAAAACAGCACGCAGAGAAGTACTTTCCTTTAGATTCATCATCGAATGAGAAGGGgcttttattgaattttgagGATAGGAATGGTAAAGCTTGGACATTTAGGTATTCGTACTGGAATAGTAGCCAGAGTTATGTTATGACTAAAGGTTGGAGCCGTTTTGTGAAGGAGAAGAAGCTTGATGCTGGTGATATTGTGTCGTTTCAAAGAGGGGTAGGTGAATTGGGTAAAGATCGTTTGTACATTGACTGGAGGCGCCGGCCGGATGCACCGGACCACGCCTCTCACCACCAACTCTACCACCACAACCACCCTTTCTCATCAATCCCTTGGAGCCCTTTACTCATGCGCCCGCCAACAGCACCAATTTTGCCGAGGGACCACCTCCACTTGTCTAATCCTAATAGAAATGCCTATTACAATGCTGGTGGCAGTTATTATGGCCATGGATATGGTAATTATAACAATGTGGTAAACCCTTGTTCATCTTCTGGGTCAGTTTTTTACATGAGATCATCAGCAGGAGCAGCAGTTGAACCAACCCCACAACAAGTTGGAATGGGGATGGTGCAATGGCAGCTAGGAGGAGGTGCGGTTGTCGAGCCAGTGGTGTATGACTCGGTGCCGGTAGTCCAAGGGAAAGCAGCGGCAAAGAAACTGAGGTTGTTTGGTGTAAACATGGATTGCCCCATTACTGATCAATCTGAAAACTATGATCGCAAATTGTCctcaacaacaacagcagcagcagcaacattaCCTCATAATGCTACTATTGCATTGCAGCCTCCTCCTCAACTTGCTTCACAGTCTCTGCAGCATCCCCTCCACCAAATGAGACTCTATAGAGGCACCCCACTACCAGCACTGCCACCCTCCAATACCCAATTTCTCCACAAAGGGAAGTCATcgtcatcctcctcctccatgtccTTGGATTTAGATATCTGA